One window of Mesorhizobium sp. PAMC28654 genomic DNA carries:
- a CDS encoding ribose-phosphate diphosphokinase, whose amino-acid sequence MRFFALNGSEQLGAAAARALSIELDPHEERDFEDGEHKARPLVSVRGRDVYVLHSLGGNGGVSANDKLCKLLFFLATCQENGAARVTAVVPYLAYARKDRQTKARDPVTTRYVAQLFEAMGTDRIVTLDIHNFAAFQNAFRCESIHLDTRKLFAPLIARLAGDLSITIFSPDSGGVKRAQLLKEALEAEIGKQIGFGFMEKRRSRNVVSGELFAGDVADNAVFIVDDLISTGGTMLRAALACRERGARTIHAIATHGLFGKGADVLFGSQAIDRIIVTDSVDSAALAKARHPQAPLDILPIGRLIGKAIRRLHTQGSISDLIGIED is encoded by the coding sequence ATGCGCTTCTTCGCACTCAATGGCTCGGAACAACTCGGCGCGGCAGCGGCGCGGGCGCTTTCGATCGAACTCGATCCGCATGAAGAGCGAGATTTCGAGGATGGGGAGCATAAGGCGCGCCCGCTGGTCAGCGTGCGCGGCAGGGATGTCTATGTGCTGCACAGCCTTGGTGGAAATGGCGGCGTGTCCGCCAACGACAAGCTGTGCAAACTCCTGTTCTTCCTGGCAACGTGCCAGGAGAACGGCGCCGCGCGAGTAACAGCGGTCGTTCCCTACCTGGCCTATGCGCGCAAGGACCGGCAGACCAAGGCGCGTGACCCCGTCACCACGCGCTATGTCGCGCAACTCTTCGAAGCAATGGGCACCGATCGGATTGTCACCCTCGACATCCATAATTTCGCGGCCTTCCAGAATGCCTTTCGGTGCGAGAGCATCCATCTCGATACACGAAAGCTCTTTGCTCCGCTGATAGCCAGATTGGCCGGCGATCTTTCGATCACCATTTTTTCACCCGACAGCGGCGGCGTAAAGCGCGCGCAATTGCTCAAGGAGGCCCTGGAGGCGGAAATCGGGAAGCAAATCGGATTCGGCTTCATGGAAAAGCGTCGCAGTCGGAACGTGGTTTCGGGCGAACTGTTCGCTGGCGACGTGGCCGACAATGCCGTTTTCATTGTCGATGATCTAATCAGCACGGGTGGCACCATGCTGCGCGCGGCACTTGCCTGTCGTGAACGCGGCGCCCGGACCATTCATGCGATCGCCACGCACGGATTGTTTGGCAAGGGTGCCGACGTGCTGTTCGGCAGTCAGGCCATAGACCGCATCATCGTCACTGACAGCGTGGACTCGGCGGCACTCGCCAAAGCTCGGCACCCGCAAGCGCCCTTGGACATTCTGCCGATCGGTCGCCTGATCGGCAAGGCCATCAGGCGTCTCCACACACAGGGGTCGATTTCCGACCTGATCGGGATCGAAGACTGA
- a CDS encoding DNA-binding protein, whose protein sequence is MTTLATKPLLENIGVAGKFHDFADLLDSQGADGFRARAYRRAADVVSRLERPLGEILAKEGRDGLIAFPAIGTGLAGAIAEMVATGRWSQLERLRGDMEPEALFRSIPGIGPRYAHSLAEDGQLETLEDLENALRSGALHIKGIGHRRKEMLGAALAERLGRARLRTAYQPQSLPPVSMLLDVDRIYREKAAAGVLRKIAPKRFNPKGEAWLPVLHARHDNWHFTAFFSNTRLAHELAKTSEWVVIYFQADGQPEGRCTVVTETRGPMAGKRVVRGREDEQQLKEPV, encoded by the coding sequence ATGACGACATTGGCGACGAAACCACTCCTCGAAAACATCGGGGTGGCAGGGAAATTCCACGATTTTGCCGATCTCCTCGACAGCCAAGGCGCCGACGGTTTCCGCGCACGCGCCTACAGAAGGGCGGCGGATGTCGTTTCCAGGCTGGAACGGCCCTTGGGCGAGATCCTGGCAAAGGAGGGACGCGACGGCCTCATCGCCTTCCCGGCCATCGGAACAGGCCTGGCCGGCGCGATTGCCGAGATGGTTGCAACCGGGCGCTGGTCCCAACTGGAACGGCTGCGCGGCGATATGGAACCGGAGGCGCTGTTTCGGTCGATCCCCGGGATCGGACCACGATACGCGCACAGCCTCGCCGAGGACGGGCAGCTCGAAACCCTCGAAGACCTCGAGAACGCGCTCCGTAGCGGCGCTCTTCATATCAAGGGCATCGGTCACAGGCGCAAGGAGATGCTGGGAGCAGCCCTCGCCGAGCGGCTCGGCAGGGCTCGACTGAGAACGGCCTATCAACCTCAATCTTTGCCGCCAGTGTCGATGTTGCTCGATGTCGATCGCATTTATCGCGAAAAGGCGGCAGCCGGAGTGCTTCGCAAAATTGCGCCGAAGCGCTTCAATCCGAAGGGCGAGGCCTGGCTGCCGGTCCTGCATGCGCGACATGACAACTGGCATTTCACCGCGTTCTTCTCGAACACCAGGCTGGCACACGAACTGGCAAAAACGAGCGAATGGGTGGTGATCTACTTCCAGGCCGACGGCCAACCGGAGGGACGATGCACTGTCGTCACCGAAACAAGGGGGCCGATGGCAGGCAAGCGCGTCGTCCGGGGACGGGAAGACGAACAGCAACTGAAGGAACCGGTATGA
- a CDS encoding DUF3775 domain-containing protein, whose protein sequence is MERAAGRIGDGETELKVPLETVSFIIMKAREFDAKDPVTEPSPASNPSDDRSAAILEDHADDPVLEELQSLISDHSVDAQIDLVALMWLGRDDQSADEWQSVRQQATDAHNEHTADYLCGTPLLADHLADGLSTLGYSCVEFEREHF, encoded by the coding sequence ATGGAAAGAGCAGCGGGCAGGATTGGCGACGGCGAGACGGAACTTAAAGTTCCGCTCGAAACCGTATCCTTCATCATCATGAAGGCGCGCGAGTTCGACGCCAAGGATCCGGTCACCGAACCCAGCCCCGCCTCCAATCCGTCCGATGATCGTTCTGCCGCGATCCTTGAGGATCATGCCGACGACCCCGTCCTCGAAGAACTGCAGTCGCTGATTTCCGACCATTCCGTCGACGCACAAATCGACCTGGTCGCCCTGATGTGGCTGGGTCGCGACGATCAATCCGCCGACGAATGGCAAAGTGTCCGCCAGCAGGCGACGGACGCGCACAATGAGCATACGGCCGACTATCTCTGTGGAACGCCGCTGCTCGCAGACCATCTCGCCGATGGTCTTTCGACTCTCGGCTACTCCTGCGTCGAATTTGAGCGCGAGCACTTTTAG
- a CDS encoding Hsp20/alpha crystallin family protein, with protein MAEVATKLPVKTEKSTAPAPAGNWTAPFESLRREVDRLFDDFHPFDFRLPSTRSLFGRELPSLRNADWPVAPAMDLVEKDKEYEITAELPGIDEKNVEIKLANHMLTIKGEKQEEKEQKDKDYYLSERRYGSFQRSFHLPEGVDADKIDASFAKGVLTVKLPKTAEAQKAEKKITVKAA; from the coding sequence ATGGCTGAAGTTGCCACCAAACTGCCCGTCAAGACAGAGAAAAGCACCGCGCCGGCGCCAGCCGGCAACTGGACCGCACCGTTTGAAAGCCTGCGCCGCGAAGTCGACCGCCTGTTCGACGATTTCCATCCGTTCGACTTTCGCTTGCCCTCGACACGCTCCCTGTTCGGTCGTGAACTGCCGTCGCTGCGCAACGCGGACTGGCCGGTCGCGCCGGCCATGGATCTGGTCGAGAAGGACAAGGAGTATGAGATCACGGCTGAACTGCCCGGCATCGACGAAAAGAATGTCGAGATCAAACTCGCCAACCACATGCTGACGATCAAGGGCGAGAAGCAGGAAGAAAAGGAGCAGAAGGACAAGGACTATTACCTGTCCGAGCGCCGCTACGGCTCCTTCCAGCGTTCGTTCCATCTGCCTGAAGGCGTCGATGCCGACAAGATCGATGCAAGCTTCGCCAAGGGCGTGCTCACGGTCAAGCTACCCAAGACCGCCGAAGCCCAGAAGGCCGAGAAGAAGATCACGGTCAAGGCCGCGTAA
- a CDS encoding Spy/CpxP family protein refolding chaperone has protein sequence MKLSTVYLTLRFLSRPNYLDADQDRYRDHVLFAKTRCDPFEWSNSMFNLRSIFAAGLMLGVVVIPVVAGAEDNDSGWWPRWGMGRMMMGQWGMGGPMGGYDSDEMLDRIDGRLAFLKTELKITGEQTPSWDELAGVIRGTAESHNALMQGMLKEFQDGEFLKKPLPERLAYQQTHLEARLEQVKTVRAAVEKLYAKLSDEQKQAADEIVLPMMGMGMGRSGGFGPGMMFR, from the coding sequence ATGAAGCTGTCCACAGTGTATCTTACACTGCGTTTCCTTTCCCGTCCGAATTATCTTGACGCAGATCAAGACCGCTACCGCGACCATGTGCTCTTTGCAAAAACACGATGTGACCCGTTTGAATGGAGTAACTCGATGTTCAATTTGCGCAGTATCTTCGCAGCGGGCCTGATGCTGGGCGTTGTCGTGATACCTGTTGTGGCTGGGGCTGAAGACAACGATTCCGGTTGGTGGCCCCGTTGGGGAATGGGCCGAATGATGATGGGCCAATGGGGGATGGGCGGCCCGATGGGTGGCTATGACTCAGACGAGATGCTTGATCGGATCGACGGACGCCTCGCTTTCCTCAAGACGGAACTGAAGATCACCGGCGAGCAGACGCCCTCCTGGGATGAGCTGGCCGGCGTCATCCGTGGCACAGCCGAATCGCACAACGCGTTGATGCAGGGCATGCTCAAGGAATTCCAGGATGGTGAGTTTCTGAAGAAGCCCCTGCCCGAGCGACTGGCCTACCAGCAAACCCATCTCGAAGCGCGCCTGGAACAGGTAAAGACCGTCAGGGCAGCAGTCGAAAAACTGTACGCAAAGCTGAGCGATGAGCAGAAGCAGGCCGCGGACGAGATTGTCCTGCCGATGATGGGCATGGGCATGGGACGCTCGGGCGGCTTCGGTCCTGGAATGATGTTCAGATAG
- a CDS encoding IS3 family transposase (programmed frameshift): protein MQRRKFSREFKLEAVRLVKDRGVAVAQAARDLDLHENVLRKWVRETSADPQHAFPGHGQMKPEQQEIDRLRREVTKLKAERDIPKKGRSLLREGCDMRFAFIAKHRSIWPVAWLCNALDVSRSGFHAWLNRSPSARSQHDEMLVPRIDRSFKSSDRTYGARRVWHDVLAEGVSCGLHRVERLMRENGLRARPRRRGLPKDTGERAAVSDNLLDRAFEAAAPNQKWIADFTYIWTAEGWLYVAAVVDLFSRRVVGWAMKAEMTAQLVTDALIMAIWRRGKPDSLLHHSDQGSQYTSEQFQRLMADHGITCSMSRSGNVWDNAAMESFFSSLKTERTARKVYRTRDHAKADVFDYIECFYNPRRRHSTLGYLSPNEFEEQAMLA from the exons ATGCAGAGAAGGAAGTTCAGCCGCGAGTTCAAGCTTGAGGCGGTGAGATTGGTGAAGGATCGGGGCGTTGCGGTGGCGCAGGCGGCCCGTGATTTGGATCTCCATGAGAATGTGCTGCGCAAGTGGGTCCGCGAGACGAGCGCTGACCCGCAGCATGCCTTTCCCGGCCATGGTCAAATGAAGCCTGAGCAGCAGGAGATTGACCGGCTGCGTCGGGAAGTTACTAAGCTGAAGGCGGAGCGCGACATCC CTAAAAAAGGCCGCAGCCTACTTCGCGAGGGATGCGATATGAGGTTCGCCTTTATCGCGAAGCACCGTTCGATCTGGCCGGTGGCATGGCTGTGCAATGCGCTGGATGTGTCGCGCTCAGGCTTCCATGCCTGGCTCAACCGCAGCCCCAGCGCCCGGTCCCAGCACGACGAGATGCTCGTTCCCAGGATCGACCGGAGCTTCAAGAGCAGCGACCGCACCTATGGCGCCCGTCGCGTCTGGCACGACGTCTTGGCTGAGGGAGTCTCCTGCGGTCTTCATCGCGTCGAGAGGCTCATGCGGGAGAACGGCTTGCGTGCCCGGCCTCGGCGCCGCGGGCTACCGAAGGACACTGGCGAGCGAGCCGCCGTGTCGGACAATCTCCTTGATCGCGCCTTCGAAGCTGCTGCTCCGAACCAGAAGTGGATTGCCGACTTCACCTACATCTGGACCGCCGAAGGATGGCTCTATGTTGCGGCGGTCGTCGACCTGTTCTCCAGGCGTGTCGTCGGCTGGGCGATGAAGGCCGAGATGACGGCCCAACTCGTCACCGACGCCCTAATCATGGCGATCTGGCGCCGAGGCAAGCCAGACAGCCTGCTCCATCATTCGGACCAGGGGTCGCAATATACGAGCGAGCAGTTCCAGCGCCTGATGGCCGATCACGGCATTACCTGCTCGATGAGCCGGTCCGGCAACGTCTGGGACAATGCTGCGATGGAGAGCTTCTTCTCGTCGCTCAAAACCGAGCGGACAGCCCGCAAGGTCTACAGGACGAGGGATCACGCCAAGGCAGATGTGTTCGATTACATCGAATGCTTCTATAACCCTCGGCGAAGGCACTCGACGCTGGGCTATCTCAGCCCCAACGAGTTCGAGGAGCAAGCTATGCTAGCTTAA
- a CDS encoding IS3 family transposase (programmed frameshift), translated as MSPKSSSAKKPAEQVVKDIRRATRRHFSAEDKIRIVLDGLRGEDSIAELCRKEGIAQSLYYTWSKEFMEAGKRRLAGDTARAATSDEVKDLRREAGALKECVADLTLENRLLKKKHDRGWGRARMRYPASEKLEIIRIVEQSHLPTRKTLDRLGIPRRTFYRWYDRYVEGGPEALQDRPSAPSRVWNRIPPAIHDQIIELALEQSELSPRELAVRFTDETRYFVSEASVYRLLKAYDLITSPAYVVIKAANEFHTKTTRPNEMWQTDFTYFKIIGWGWMYLSTVLDDYSRYIIAWKLCSTMRAEDVTDTLDMALTASGCDQAHVHHKPRLLSDNGPSYIAGELADYIQDQRMSHVRGAPMHPQTQGKIERWHQTLKNRILLENYFLPGDLEAQIAAFVEHYNHRRYHESLANVTPADAYFGRAAAIIKQRERIKRQTIQHRRLQHRKIAA; from the exons ATGAGCCCTAAATCCTCAAGTGCCAAGAAGCCTGCCGAGCAGGTGGTAAAGGACATTCGCCGGGCGACCCGGCGGCATTTTTCAGCGGAAGACAAGATCCGGATCGTGCTGGACGGGCTGCGCGGCGAAGACAGCATCGCCGAGCTGTGCCGCAAGGAAGGGATCGCGCAGAGCCTGTATTACACCTGGTCCAAGGAGTTCATGGAGGCCGGCAAGCGCCGATTGGCGGGTGATACCGCTCGTGCTGCCACCAGCGACGAGGTCAAGGATTTGCGCCGGGAGGCCGGCGCGCTGAAGGAATGCGTCGCTGATCTGACACTGGAAAACCGTCTGCTCA AAAAAAAGCATGATCGCGGATGGGGACGAGCAAGAATGAGATATCCCGCATCCGAAAAGCTCGAGATCATCAGGATCGTCGAGCAGTCACACCTGCCAACCCGCAAAACGCTGGACCGACTGGGCATCCCGCGCCGGACCTTCTATCGCTGGTATGACCGTTATGTCGAGGGCGGGCCTGAGGCGCTGCAGGATCGGCCCTCGGCGCCGAGCCGGGTGTGGAACCGCATCCCGCCTGCCATCCATGACCAGATCATCGAACTGGCGCTGGAGCAGTCCGAGCTCTCCCCGCGCGAACTGGCAGTACGGTTCACCGACGAGACGCGCTACTTCGTGTCAGAAGCCAGCGTTTACCGGCTCCTCAAGGCCTACGATCTGATCACCAGCCCGGCCTATGTGGTGATCAAGGCGGCGAACGAGTTCCACACCAAGACGACGCGACCCAACGAGATGTGGCAGACGGACTTCACCTACTTCAAGATCATCGGCTGGGGCTGGATGTACCTGTCGACCGTGCTCGACGATTACTCCCGCTACATCATCGCCTGGAAACTGTGCAGCACCATGCGGGCCGAGGACGTCACCGACACGCTGGACATGGCACTTACTGCCTCAGGGTGCGACCAGGCCCATGTGCACCACAAGCCTCGGCTGCTCAGCGATAATGGCCCCAGCTACATCGCCGGCGAACTGGCGGACTATATCCAGGACCAACGCATGAGCCATGTCCGGGGCGCTCCAATGCATCCCCAGACCCAAGGCAAGATCGAGCGCTGGCACCAGACCCTCAAAAACCGAATCCTCTTGGAGAACTACTTTCTGCCCGGCGACCTTGAGGCCCAGATCGCAGCCTTCGTCGAACATTACAACCATCGACGCTACCACGAGAGCCTGGCCAACGTAACGCCAGCCGACGCCTACTTCGGCAGGGCCGCAGCCATTATCAAACAGCGAGAAAGGATCAAACGCCAAACCATCCAACATCGGCGCTTGCAGCACCGCAAGATCGCCGCTTAA
- a CDS encoding universal stress protein: protein MSFKTILTVTGPGMSDGDLKLAAGLCEEASAHLAVLVVVLAAPPPVGEYAAIISEDWLKERQAEEKLLTKTTAAVTALLAGRGLSADIDSEYPEAGWADETIGRRARYADITILGPELLAGETLKNKAIEGVLFSSGKPLLLVPQGSRPTLKPKRVLVAWDSQLEASRAVRESIELLAAADAVHLAIVDPVEGEAHHGAETGADVATYLARHGVKVTVDRLPSANHSVAEVLRQHAVDIAADLMVMGAYGHSRLRERIFGGVTRSMLEDQSLPILMAR, encoded by the coding sequence ATGTCATTTAAGACAATACTCACAGTCACAGGGCCAGGCATGAGCGACGGCGATCTCAAGCTCGCCGCCGGCCTTTGCGAGGAGGCCAGCGCACACCTTGCCGTTCTCGTCGTGGTGCTCGCTGCACCGCCGCCGGTCGGAGAGTATGCCGCAATTATTTCCGAAGACTGGCTGAAGGAGCGGCAGGCAGAGGAAAAGCTCTTGACGAAGACAACGGCGGCGGTGACGGCTTTGCTCGCGGGCCGGGGGCTTTCGGCGGACATCGACAGCGAATATCCCGAAGCCGGCTGGGCGGACGAAACAATCGGTCGCCGTGCCCGTTATGCCGATATCACCATTCTCGGGCCGGAACTGCTGGCAGGCGAAACGCTGAAAAACAAGGCGATCGAAGGCGTGCTGTTCTCCTCCGGCAAGCCGCTGCTGCTCGTTCCCCAAGGTTCGCGGCCGACGCTGAAGCCGAAACGGGTGCTGGTCGCCTGGGATTCGCAGCTTGAGGCATCGCGCGCTGTGCGGGAATCAATCGAACTGCTTGCCGCAGCCGATGCCGTGCATCTTGCCATTGTGGACCCCGTCGAGGGCGAAGCCCATCACGGCGCGGAAACGGGAGCCGATGTTGCAACCTATCTTGCCCGACACGGGGTAAAGGTCACGGTCGACCGGCTGCCGAGTGCTAACCATTCCGTTGCCGAGGTTCTTCGCCAGCATGCCGTCGACATTGCTGCTGACCTGATGGTGATGGGCGCCTACGGTCATTCGCGGTTGCGTGAGCGCATCTTCGGCGGCGTCACCAGATCGATGCTTGAGGATCAGTCGCTGCCGATCTTGATGGCGCGATGA
- a CDS encoding c-type cytochrome — translation MKLLMMAACAGLTLNTAAAQEMSYGHAEYLNSCAVCHGVDGTGDGPLRDLLIRRPADLTQLSERNGGTFPYSRVFATIDGRYAVPSHGNREMPVWGRLFLEDDAKNYGPSGGEVVTTERIHNLAGYIETLQH, via the coding sequence ATGAAACTCTTGATGATGGCGGCATGCGCCGGCTTGACCTTAAATACGGCCGCAGCCCAGGAAATGAGTTACGGCCACGCAGAATACCTGAACTCCTGCGCCGTCTGTCACGGTGTCGACGGCACGGGCGACGGACCCTTGCGCGACCTGCTGATCAGGCGTCCGGCCGACCTGACGCAGCTTTCCGAACGCAATGGCGGGACGTTTCCCTATTCCAGGGTCTTCGCGACTATCGACGGTCGCTACGCCGTACCAAGCCATGGCAATCGCGAGATGCCTGTCTGGGGCCGCCTGTTTCTTGAGGATGACGCAAAAAACTACGGCCCCAGTGGCGGCGAGGTGGTGACCACGGAACGCATCCACAATCTGGCAGGTTACATCGAGACGCTGCAGCATTAG
- a CDS encoding metallophosphoesterase produces MTDISLRLDKRLGRIHARQRLGIEEDHEAQIFGQGLNFFHLENWYSIHAVIRNGLRLTGLYGRGCRNAANVQYRTNNIVSARLPRGFEDFRILHLSDLHVDMSRQAMDRVIELVTDLDYDICVLTGDFRAKTFGPFEAALEGVARLRASLKGPLYGVLGNHDTVRMVPALEDMGIRMLMNELEMIKRSGERIYLAGIDDAHFFRVDNIEKAADDVPTEAFSILLSHTPEIYRQAAHAGFDLLLAGHTHGGQICLPGGIPITLDSKLPRALGAGSWKYRGMIGYTSVGAGSSVVAVRLNCLPEITLHQLARKG; encoded by the coding sequence ATGACTGACATCAGCCTCAGGTTGGACAAGCGCCTTGGCCGAATCCATGCGAGGCAGCGTCTGGGCATTGAAGAAGACCACGAAGCACAAATCTTCGGCCAGGGCCTGAATTTCTTTCACCTGGAGAACTGGTATTCGATCCATGCAGTGATCCGCAACGGACTGCGGCTCACCGGCCTCTATGGGCGCGGATGCCGCAATGCCGCCAATGTCCAATACCGGACGAACAATATCGTATCGGCGAGACTGCCACGCGGATTTGAAGACTTCCGGATCCTGCACCTCAGCGATCTTCACGTCGACATGAGCCGTCAAGCGATGGATCGAGTCATCGAGCTTGTCACCGATCTCGACTACGACATCTGCGTGCTGACCGGCGACTTCCGCGCCAAGACGTTCGGCCCTTTCGAGGCAGCCTTGGAGGGCGTCGCCCGCCTGCGCGCCTCCCTGAAGGGGCCACTATATGGCGTGCTAGGCAACCACGACACGGTTCGAATGGTTCCAGCTCTGGAGGACATGGGCATTCGCATGCTGATGAACGAGCTCGAGATGATCAAGCGGAGCGGCGAGCGCATCTATCTGGCGGGAATAGACGACGCGCATTTCTTCAGGGTCGACAACATCGAGAAGGCGGCCGACGATGTGCCGACCGAGGCGTTCTCGATCCTGCTTTCCCACACTCCGGAGATCTATCGCCAGGCAGCGCACGCTGGATTCGATCTGTTGCTTGCGGGGCATACACACGGTGGCCAGATCTGTCTGCCGGGAGGGATCCCGATCACCTTGGATTCGAAGCTTCCGCGGGCGTTGGGCGCCGGCTCCTGGAAGTATCGCGGCATGATCGGTTACACCTCGGTCGGCGCGGGTTCGAGTGTCGTCGCCGTCCGGCTGAACTGTCTTCCCGAGATTACACTCCACCAGCTTGCCCGCAAGGGTTAG
- a CDS encoding CDP-archaeol synthase, protein MQGARLPAPLAPLSFVRDIMPQFHFWSIAQCLVVLTLANGVPVIARKMLGDWLAWPIDGGRLFWDGQPLLGKSKTLRGFVLAILAAAIGAPVVGLEIETGVLIGISAMVGDMLSSFIKRRLRLASSAEAPGLDQVPESLLPFLVVSSHVGFAVWDILIGVCAFWIGELLVSRLLYTLRIRDRPY, encoded by the coding sequence GTGCAAGGCGCGCGTCTTCCTGCACCGCTGGCGCCTCTCAGCTTTGTGAGAGATATCATGCCGCAGTTTCATTTCTGGTCTATTGCCCAGTGCCTCGTCGTGCTGACCCTCGCGAATGGCGTGCCCGTCATCGCCAGGAAAATGCTCGGCGATTGGCTGGCTTGGCCGATCGATGGCGGTCGGCTCTTCTGGGACGGGCAGCCGCTCTTGGGTAAGTCAAAGACGCTGCGTGGGTTTGTGCTGGCAATCCTCGCTGCTGCGATCGGCGCTCCCGTTGTCGGGCTCGAGATTGAAACTGGCGTGCTCATCGGCATCAGCGCCATGGTCGGCGACATGCTGTCGAGCTTCATCAAACGCCGCCTGCGATTGGCTTCGAGTGCCGAGGCGCCAGGTCTCGATCAAGTGCCGGAATCCCTGTTGCCTTTCCTGGTGGTCAGCAGCCATGTGGGCTTTGCCGTTTGGGATATTCTGATCGGTGTCTGCGCGTTTTGGATCGGCGAACTTCTGGTCTCCCGGCTTCTCTACACGCTTCGCATCAGAGACAGACCGTACTAA